The Streptomyces sp. NBC_01689 genome includes a window with the following:
- a CDS encoding ATP-binding protein has protein sequence MNLVRHHHGQHRQPGPSAAVSAVVDGAAQIGESRDAARRFLESLQAVHGFPVSRRAMGAVELVVSELVTNAHKYAPGPCLLTLEVSEGAVAVTVWDSGTALPLILPPDPGRVGQHGLEIVMAVCRSFEMHREPVGKRIRAAVVLADDPGGDLAGHQPM, from the coding sequence ATGAATCTGGTAAGGCACCACCACGGTCAACACCGTCAGCCGGGCCCTTCGGCAGCCGTGTCCGCTGTCGTGGACGGAGCTGCGCAGATCGGCGAAAGCCGGGACGCGGCCCGGCGTTTCCTGGAGTCGTTGCAGGCCGTGCACGGTTTTCCGGTTTCTCGCCGGGCAATGGGAGCCGTTGAGTTGGTGGTGTCGGAACTGGTGACCAACGCGCACAAATACGCGCCCGGTCCCTGCCTGCTGACCCTGGAGGTAAGTGAAGGAGCTGTCGCGGTGACAGTGTGGGACAGCGGCACCGCGCTGCCTCTCATTCTGCCGCCGGACCCTGGACGTGTCGGGCAGCACGGCCTGGAGATCGTCATGGCCGTGTGCCGCAGCTTCGAGATGCACCGCGAGCCTGTCGGCAAACGCATCCGCGCAGCAGTCGTCCTGGCCGACGACCCCGGCGGCGACCTGGCCGGCCACCAGCCCATGTGA
- a CDS encoding DUF2267 domain-containing protein, protein MTILSPRKSSALTAVPTFDQMLEKVRYEGAYPTRRQAEKVVHSVLEALGRQLTGDERVELAARLPREAAALLASQIPATRPVTGWGFVKDLAERTGGRPAATRWDTGVALGVVARIAGDDLVTRIVRQLPDGYALLFGRAQLLRAA, encoded by the coding sequence ATGACCATTCTTTCTCCCCGTAAGTCCTCTGCCCTGACGGCTGTCCCCACCTTCGACCAGATGCTGGAGAAGGTGCGCTACGAAGGGGCCTATCCCACCCGGCGGCAGGCAGAAAAAGTCGTGCACAGCGTTCTTGAAGCCCTGGGCCGGCAGCTGACGGGCGACGAACGCGTGGAGCTCGCCGCCCGCCTCCCCCGCGAAGCAGCCGCTCTCCTCGCCTCCCAGATCCCCGCCACCAGGCCTGTGACCGGCTGGGGCTTCGTGAAAGACCTCGCCGAACGTACTGGCGGTAGACCGGCCGCGACCCGCTGGGACACCGGAGTCGCCCTCGGCGTCGTCGCCCGCATCGCCGGAGACGATCTGGTTACCCGGATCGTCCGACAGCTGCCCGACGGCTACGCCCTGCTGTTCGGACGGGCGCAGCTCCTACGAGCTGCCTGA
- a CDS encoding CsbD family protein → MAADEKAQAKSEQAKGKIKKVAGGAVGNESLKAKGKAEESKGDLRAAKEKAKDAIKPK, encoded by the coding sequence GTGGCTGCGGACGAGAAGGCTCAGGCCAAGAGCGAGCAGGCCAAGGGCAAGATCAAGAAAGTGGCCGGCGGTGCGGTCGGCAACGAGTCCCTGAAGGCCAAGGGGAAGGCGGAGGAGTCCAAGGGTGACCTGCGCGCGGCCAAGGAGAAGGCCAAGGACGCCATCAAGCCCAAGTAG
- a CDS encoding hydrophobic protein: MVPILLVLLLALLLFGAGFALKALWWIAVVVLIVWVLGFVIRPTASGGKRGRWYRW, translated from the coding sequence ATGGTTCCCATTCTGCTCGTTCTTCTGCTCGCCCTGCTCCTCTTCGGTGCCGGTTTCGCACTCAAGGCGCTGTGGTGGATCGCCGTCGTCGTTCTGATCGTGTGGGTTCTCGGGTTCGTGATCCGCCCGACAGCGAGCGGGGGCAAGCGTGGCCGCTGGTATCGCTGGTAA